TTCAAAACTCCACAGGCAGCGCGTTGACGTCATAAAACTTAGGGCACGAGCGCTCTCTAGTTTAATACGTCATATCCAACCGGCCCGATGAAACCAGGCGAGCCGCCCGAAGGAATCGCCCCGTTTGCCGGATACTGATTTTGCACCGTAGGCGGTTTGTAACGGTTATCCGTACTGGATGAAACGGATGGCGTGGCAGACGGCGGGGATGCCACGGCAGGTGGCACAGCATTGGGTAGGCGTGCAATCCGGCTGGTTTGATTCATGCTATTGCTGGTCGTATTGCCCGATCCAGGTGCATAACCAGATGACGTCGGCCTGGCAGGCGGAGGTGGGGATGGAATGGGTTCCGGCGATGCGGGAACGATACCGCCAGGCATCGGTCCCATCATAAACGGCGCGCCTTCGGGTCCATATCCTGGGCCTTCGCGCAAGTCGCCTGAGCCACAGGCGGGGTTGCAGCCATAAGGACCACACGGACCCTTTGAAGGCACTTCGTTGTAACCTTTGAAATACAGGCCACAATCACTGGGAACATCGGTATGCATGCCGGGGAAGCACTGCGGAACTTCGCAGGGATCCAGTGCTTGGACAATCTCAGGCGTAACCAGGAATAACAATTCTACTTCTTCTTCTGTCTGCTTCACATGACGGAAGGCTGCGCCAACGTAGGGCATTTCACCCAGCCAAGGGATTTCCTGTTTTTCTGCATTCAACCTCTTTTGCACCAATCCTGCGATGGCCAACGTTTGCCCTGCTCTCATTTCCACGCCGGTATCTACCTGACGTAATGTGAAAGCGGGGGACTCTACGCCTGGCGCAATCTCAAAACTTTGCGTGGGATCAAGTTCGCGATCAATCGGGCGGACTTCCAACCGAATGTTTCCATTCCCCAGGACGATGGGCACAAAGTCAACCGTAATTCCGGTGTCTTTATAGGCTACGCTAACACCGTTCAAAGTGGAGTTGGCCGGATAGGGAATTTCGCCGCCAACTTTGAACTGTGCCGGACGACCGCTGACGGTAACCAGCGTGGGATCGGACAAGACCTTCAACAAATCTTCCTTTCGCAGGGCATCCAGGAAGCCAAAGAAGGCTGTATTGTTCTTCACCAAGCCAAAGCGAACCGTGTCGCCCAACGCGGAGGGTGCCGCGGTGCCGGCAACCGTTCCAGGAGCAAGGAGATTGCTAATGCTGGACGCTAGAAAACTTCCGCCGTTAACGGAGGCGAAGTCAAAGCCTAACTCTCGCAGCTTCGTTCGCGACACTTCTGCCACCTTCACGTGCAACATGATCTGTTGCACGCCGCCCACCTGAATGTTCGGCACGACCTTGGGATAATAATCTTGCGCGATTTGAATAATTTGGCTGATTTGATCGGCGCGATCGACAAAACCAGTCAACAGCACGCTGCTGGCCATTGGACGAACACGCAAGTTAGCGGCAGGAAATTCTGCGCGAAGCAGTTCCGTCAACTCGCGCGCGTCGCCAGAGACCACGCAATCGACGGTATAGATTTGGCCTTTCTCGTTCCACAAATTGATTTGGGTTACCCCGGCTTTTTTGGCCAATACCTGAATTTCGTTGGGAGACAGCGCGGTCAATTCCAAGATTTCACGATTATTAACCTGGGCGCGAGGAATGTTTTGGTCCAGTGTTAAAATGCGGCTGGCGTTGACCGTCATTTCCATCCGTTCCGAGGGGCCCTGAATGTGGTGAATCAAATCGTTTGCCACAGGCGCGAAACCCGACGGAATTGAAAGATCGTTGGAATGTTGCGGATCAGCGGCAGGGCTTTGTATCGCCCCCGGTGTTTGAGTTACGCCCGGCGTTTGAAATGCGCCGGGAGTTTGAATGGGACCAGGCGTCTGAATAGCGCCAAATGCCGGAGCGGGCGGCATTGTCCGAATCGGATTCGCGGATGGCAGCGGAGCGTTTAACTGCTGAGCGTATGCATTCTGATTTACAGTGCATGCGATGACGATTGCGGCCATTGTGCGCGCAGCAGCAACCTGTCGGAAATTGCGTGAGAACATCCTTGTCCCCCTCTTGTGCTATCCCTAGCCTAGGAATTTGGTGTCAGTGAAAAGATGAGTGGATTAACGAGGAACACCTCGTAAGCCATGGGTCGTGAGCGAGAAATCTATAAGTGTTTGGGCGTCGTTTTCTTTCCGTAGCCGTCTCAGCAAAGCAAGGGCTTTATAAAGTCGGCTGTGCGGGCGATTGATTTGGGGAAGGGGTAACTACTGCAGCAGACGATTGGCCGCCGCTGCCAGTGGCGTCGACACTGTTATTTTGCCAACGGTCATCCTTGTTTTTTCGGCTGAATTCAACCCGACTCAGTTCGTCACCCTTTTGGAGCGTCATTGTAAAATGTTCTTCGGGATTCAGCGTTGACGCCGGCGTTGGTGCTGTTGACGGGGCAGAACCGGTTTGTTGTTTCAACCAATCGAGAATTCCTCCGCCAGATTTTGTCAAATCCTGGTCGTGGTTTCCTTTCGTTTTGCCAGTCAGAATCTCGTTTTCCTCGGTCCCCGACGTATCCGCCACTTGTTCGTCATTGGGATTGCGAAGCACAAGCCGAATAT
This Pirellulales bacterium DNA region includes the following protein-coding sequences:
- a CDS encoding pilus assembly protein N-terminal domain-containing protein; the protein is MPPAPAFGAIQTPGPIQTPGAFQTPGVTQTPGAIQSPAADPQHSNDLSIPSGFAPVANDLIHHIQGPSERMEMTVNASRILTLDQNIPRAQVNNREILELTALSPNEIQVLAKKAGVTQINLWNEKGQIYTVDCVVSGDARELTELLRAEFPAANLRVRPMASSVLLTGFVDRADQISQIIQIAQDYYPKVVPNIQVGGVQQIMLHVKVAEVSRTKLRELGFDFASVNGGSFLASSISNLLAPGTVAGTAAPSALGDTVRFGLVKNNTAFFGFLDALRKEDLLKVLSDPTLVTVSGRPAQFKVGGEIPYPANSTLNGVSVAYKDTGITVDFVPIVLGNGNIRLEVRPIDRELDPTQSFEIAPGVESPAFTLRQVDTGVEMRAGQTLAIAGLVQKRLNAEKQEIPWLGEMPYVGAAFRHVKQTEEEVELLFLVTPEIVQALDPCEVPQCFPGMHTDVPSDCGLYFKGYNEVPSKGPCGPYGCNPACGSGDLREGPGYGPEGAPFMMGPMPGGIVPASPEPIPSPPPPARPTSSGYAPGSGNTTSNSMNQTSRIARLPNAVPPAVASPPSATPSVSSSTDNRYKPPTVQNQYPANGAIPSGGSPGFIGPVGYDVLN